One region of Chryseobacterium muglaense genomic DNA includes:
- a CDS encoding M23 family metallopeptidase: MKKDVRYDYVRSAHSMLSEKARDCPLETKYESPTGKWHDPVDNPICTLYMQSGGGGEAGKHWGLFGQTRNGSDHVGLDLFATKGTNIYACVDGTIYNRRWHGGYGNTVTIKVKNPQEFLKFKKKYSLQYTSKGEINKGSSWSEDGDIYLFYGHLDSVIDYKFGQEITCGEVLGTTGRSGVVKGTCAPHLHFEVLSDYVMGSRSIRTRINPAFFVDYKGYDEQSAVEKKKQEDEKNKGKTVQHDGVKKLPYADMEGFIK, from the coding sequence ATGAAAAAAGATGTACGTTATGATTATGTTCGTTCAGCTCATTCGATGTTAAGTGAAAAAGCCAGAGATTGTCCTCTTGAAACTAAATATGAATCTCCAACAGGAAAATGGCACGATCCCGTGGATAATCCAATTTGTACTCTTTACATGCAAAGCGGTGGCGGGGGAGAAGCGGGAAAACATTGGGGATTATTTGGTCAAACAAGAAATGGTTCTGATCACGTAGGATTAGATTTATTTGCAACAAAGGGTACTAATATTTATGCTTGTGTTGATGGAACCATTTATAACAGAAGATGGCATGGTGGCTATGGAAACACAGTCACAATAAAAGTCAAAAACCCTCAAGAATTTTTGAAATTCAAAAAAAAATACAGTTTGCAATATACAAGTAAAGGAGAAATAAACAAGGGGAGTAGCTGGAGTGAAGATGGAGACATTTATTTATTCTACGGACATTTAGATTCTGTTATAGATTATAAATTTGGGCAAGAAATCACTTGTGGAGAGGTGTTGGGAACAACAGGTAGATCGGGTGTAGTGAAAGGAACATGCGCACCACATCTCCATTTTGAAGTATTATCTGATTATGTAATGGGATCTAGAAGCATAAGAACTAGAATAAATCCTGCATTTTTTGTTGATTATAAAGGATACGATGAGCAATCAGCTGTTGAGAAAAAGAAACAAGAGGATGAAAAAAATAAAGGAAAAACAGTTCAACATGATGGTGTTAAAAAACTTCCTTATGCGGATATGGAAGGCTTTATAAAATAA
- a CDS encoding peptidoglycan-binding domain-containing protein — translation MSKKGVSKISGNSSPKVGEAATYTVTDWYPSTPQNQRNPANVIWELFKKRPNGRFTSTNIKKTGVGNFTFGEVAQKHTYRLEAYLFEPEGRGASTIEINPQPAAVPKIEKVELQYVDDSPGTVFSFTEKMRARAQCVNLNGKKLKFTLWEDDATGEGHNAKNLLIETKEATVDRTGVATAEFMLTRALMQKAMQGETDPKQLEFYVTVEYFSHKKHATDNVNVNNPFPPINGEIREDKTQTVPKAKDSPAASKPASKKEEKGILDQVSDWWKDFDLWDWGESRGTVKKEQNPTIQKPDGRSVSIVKDQPSQIVANCGEKYCIKKGDKNELIREINIRLSGFGGNLPTDEFTEKTENMVKQFQRDYMKVPENGKVCGNVLRAIDEFQNKFTIDFTEAKCKCGKCTGFGDGSNKGKYLKGNIEAYHKYEYPGIYRSLLSSLRSVKFYLAKDGRYSFNKISSGYRCRFHAEYLKKPTTNHMGKALDLHFNNKNGRTKEVSDMEAIRKDIFNKYLGAKWDWKQRNIFNLESTRVGATTWVHYDVREFDSIYLEDKFFVKDITSLNGKSMVTLALELGFTNTCNCMGGGAAKAKEKDTTKRDNKYKWSHSEFGNMIAKKESYDNYNKCNKTVKVAYKVKGVTKYKRVVKEVDSVKVIETTIKEIQKKQENKDLFAVGRYQLIPATLNAAIISLGLNVDEKLSEEMQDKIFDEYLITVKRPKIIAYLENDGTVEDAMYASAQEWASIGVEKGKRISDKKTKVDGKTVITKRYAVGGESYYTGDGLNNAHITPEQIKTALINSKDENK, via the coding sequence ATGTCTAAAAAAGGAGTTTCAAAAATATCCGGAAATTCGTCACCAAAAGTGGGGGAAGCTGCTACTTATACTGTTACAGATTGGTATCCTTCCACTCCTCAAAACCAAAGGAATCCGGCAAATGTTATTTGGGAATTATTTAAAAAAAGACCCAACGGAAGATTTACATCCACCAACATCAAAAAAACGGGTGTTGGGAATTTTACCTTTGGTGAAGTTGCACAAAAACATACCTATCGTTTAGAAGCCTATCTTTTTGAACCTGAAGGAAGAGGCGCATCAACAATAGAAATCAATCCTCAACCAGCAGCTGTTCCAAAAATTGAAAAAGTAGAACTTCAGTATGTAGACGATTCACCGGGAACGGTGTTCAGTTTTACAGAAAAAATGAGAGCTCGCGCACAATGTGTGAATTTGAATGGGAAAAAATTAAAGTTTACTCTTTGGGAAGATGATGCTACAGGTGAAGGTCACAATGCAAAAAATCTTTTAATTGAAACTAAAGAAGCCACCGTAGACAGAACTGGTGTTGCTACAGCTGAATTTATGCTCACCCGAGCTTTGATGCAAAAGGCGATGCAGGGAGAAACAGATCCCAAACAACTTGAGTTTTATGTAACGGTAGAATATTTTTCGCACAAAAAACATGCAACAGATAATGTCAATGTGAATAATCCTTTTCCACCAATAAATGGGGAGATTAGAGAAGATAAGACTCAAACAGTTCCTAAAGCAAAAGATTCTCCCGCCGCATCTAAACCTGCAAGCAAAAAAGAAGAAAAAGGCATTTTAGATCAGGTTTCTGATTGGTGGAAAGATTTTGATCTTTGGGACTGGGGAGAAAGCAGAGGAACAGTAAAAAAAGAACAAAATCCTACAATACAAAAACCTGATGGAAGAAGTGTGAGTATTGTTAAAGATCAACCAAGTCAAATAGTTGCTAATTGTGGTGAAAAATATTGTATTAAAAAAGGAGACAAAAATGAGCTAATAAGAGAGATAAATATTCGACTTTCAGGCTTTGGAGGGAATTTACCGACAGATGAATTCACAGAGAAAACTGAGAATATGGTTAAACAGTTCCAAAGAGATTATATGAAGGTACCTGAAAATGGTAAAGTTTGTGGAAATGTTTTGAGAGCTATCGATGAATTTCAGAACAAATTTACTATTGATTTCACTGAAGCAAAATGCAAATGCGGTAAATGTACTGGTTTTGGAGATGGGAGTAATAAAGGAAAATATCTAAAAGGAAATATAGAGGCTTATCATAAATATGAATATCCCGGAATTTATAGATCCCTACTATCGTCCCTTAGAAGTGTGAAATTTTATCTTGCAAAAGACGGAAGATATAGTTTTAATAAAATAAGTTCAGGATATAGATGTAGATTTCATGCTGAATATTTAAAGAAACCAACCACTAATCATATGGGAAAAGCATTAGACTTGCATTTCAATAATAAGAATGGCAGGACTAAAGAGGTTTCTGATATGGAAGCTATAAGAAAAGATATTTTTAATAAATATCTTGGGGCAAAATGGGACTGGAAACAACGAAATATTTTCAATTTAGAATCTACCCGAGTTGGAGCAACTACATGGGTACATTATGATGTAAGAGAATTTGATTCTATTTATTTAGAGGATAAATTTTTTGTTAAAGATATTACTTCTCTAAATGGTAAAAGTATGGTTACTTTAGCTTTAGAATTAGGATTTACTAATACCTGTAATTGTATGGGGGGAGGTGCAGCTAAAGCTAAAGAGAAGGATACAACAAAAAGAGACAATAAATATAAATGGTCACATAGTGAGTTTGGAAATATGATTGCGAAAAAAGAATCGTATGACAATTATAACAAATGTAACAAGACAGTTAAAGTTGCCTATAAAGTTAAAGGTGTTACAAAATACAAACGTGTTGTAAAAGAGGTTGACAGCGTAAAAGTTATTGAAACTACAATTAAAGAAATCCAGAAAAAGCAAGAGAATAAAGATCTTTTTGCAGTTGGTAGATATCAATTGATTCCAGCGACATTGAATGCTGCTATTATAAGTTTAGGACTTAATGTTGATGAAAAACTAAGTGAAGAAATGCAGGATAAAATTTTTGACGAATATCTAATCACAGTAAAACGACCTAAAATTATTGCGTATCTTGAAAATGATGGAACTGTAGAGGATGCAATGTATGCTTCAGCACAAGAATGGGCAAGTATAGGTGTAGAAAAAGGAAAACGCATAAGTGATAAAAAAACTAAAGTAGACGGAAAAACCGTTATAACAAAAAGATATGCAGTAGGTGGGGAATCTTATTATACCGGTGACGGACTTAATAATGCCCATATCACTCCCGAGCAAATAAAAACAGCACTAATTAACTCAAAAGATGAGAATAAATAA
- a CDS encoding DUF4280 domain-containing protein → MSTQSSSHDGKHFVVQKGTCQCNQGDQFPKHIVNAHNKHFWNDSAGNADYLAVTEDDLQFNPPGPSFGKCKLKPSSGGYLPCAYAPAGKWQKTYEKVLVMGKKCVTEVSELQCATGGKITIKDHGQRGEMSKKNVKNADAKVIRHVNPLVDVNDFKETVMESEIDAY, encoded by the coding sequence ATGTCTACTCAATCATCATCTCATGATGGTAAACACTTCGTTGTTCAAAAAGGAACTTGCCAGTGTAACCAGGGAGATCAGTTTCCTAAGCATATCGTTAATGCTCACAACAAACATTTCTGGAATGATTCTGCAGGAAATGCAGATTATTTAGCTGTTACAGAAGACGACCTTCAGTTTAATCCACCAGGTCCGAGTTTTGGAAAATGTAAATTAAAACCCAGTTCGGGTGGTTATCTTCCTTGCGCCTATGCTCCTGCCGGAAAATGGCAGAAAACTTATGAAAAAGTTTTGGTTATGGGTAAGAAATGCGTAACAGAAGTTTCGGAACTTCAATGTGCAACGGGTGGAAAAATAACGATCAAAGATCACGGACAGCGTGGTGAAATGAGTAAAAAGAATGTAAAAAATGCTGATGCAAAAGTAATCAGACATGTAAATCCTTTGGTGGATGTGAATGACTTTAAAGAAACAGTAATGGAAAGCGAAATCGACGCTTATTAA
- the tssR gene encoding type VI secretion system protein TssR domain-containing protein encodes MKNKFPLAAYYIGLSVLLTGCQVKLPSKKTPEPQQYGQIDNAHVINGFPKKSAPWIVISDRSRNTAYLDKSDEKSYKEVKFLEPLMVLKHRDGMVKVAEYIPDALMKKISSKSIKTYGWIPESDLLLWSNSLKSEKTGYPVRVAVVPNSPDVIKSAERYYKNDSIMVFNSPSLIEAANVKIPNGQMVYVYKQAENNKRFLVGKKPRIDMDSISTGLYGWVSSNVISTWGERSAVKMKNLTGIKETTLGIHEGFSGAADKENRTAVLLTDVDKRPPLENIYPVTLALNEEAKPDLKTKYFTNVLDYSKNFIYNVLGEPIYFDRYREITERNKKVNIVFVLDVSAPNLPYAPIVKSLLQDLQLRFEKPSYFNTVKYGVVLYKNNSCGDNVASSTLNKDYNKITTFMNDKMNEMNCPSNVGNQPLNEGLIAAGNLLSEIPDETNIVVTIGTSANRGGNMYGVINSLTQAQARLIMFQTSARSSDTYNDFVLMAENIVTNTAKNVAELKKQKIISQNDVLTKNNFSLVEGEAGYFSLDFPKQSMAQGFVIFPKKGDIAAPGYLKKSLDSLIAQVTLDNTSIDNSLNDYFHSSVGAGKTDVDFKYKYLYPGLTNPVPSGIAAQLINYGNPFLAKGYIPKELMDYKQNMEKGILVSESEYDQLKAFYKEVYENTGAARTDFKQGRAIREYVKLLKKYNPTLTFLDKSELYKKPMSYAVGVSTGFDNSDEEKMSKYMLKGWMKSDIITNEEARTYFKYYKDLADRMLTYRNNPAVKIKQNGQEFYWLNEYFMPTMLPVEEPEYTQH; translated from the coding sequence ATGAAAAATAAATTTCCTCTAGCGGCATATTACATAGGTCTGTCAGTTTTACTGACGGGCTGTCAGGTAAAGTTGCCTTCAAAAAAAACTCCTGAGCCACAACAGTACGGACAAATCGATAATGCTCACGTAATCAATGGTTTTCCGAAAAAATCAGCTCCGTGGATTGTTATTTCAGATCGATCAAGAAACACGGCTTATCTCGATAAGAGTGACGAAAAATCATATAAAGAAGTGAAGTTTTTGGAGCCTTTAATGGTTTTAAAACATAGAGACGGAATGGTGAAAGTAGCAGAATATATTCCTGATGCTTTAATGAAAAAAATCTCATCAAAATCAATAAAAACCTACGGCTGGATTCCCGAATCTGACCTTTTGCTTTGGAGTAATTCTTTAAAAAGCGAAAAAACAGGCTATCCGGTAAGAGTTGCTGTGGTTCCGAACAGTCCCGACGTTATTAAAAGTGCAGAGAGATATTATAAAAATGATTCGATCATGGTTTTTAATTCGCCAAGTCTTATTGAGGCTGCGAATGTAAAAATTCCAAACGGACAAATGGTGTACGTTTATAAACAAGCAGAAAATAACAAACGCTTTTTAGTTGGGAAAAAACCTAGGATTGATATGGATAGTATCAGTACAGGTTTATACGGATGGGTAAGTTCTAATGTAATTTCAACCTGGGGTGAGCGTTCTGCTGTAAAAATGAAAAATCTAACGGGTATTAAAGAAACTACTTTAGGCATTCATGAAGGTTTTTCCGGAGCCGCTGATAAAGAAAACCGCACTGCTGTTTTGTTGACAGATGTTGATAAAAGACCTCCGCTTGAAAATATTTACCCTGTAACATTGGCTTTAAATGAAGAAGCAAAACCTGATCTGAAAACTAAATATTTTACCAATGTTTTAGATTACAGTAAAAATTTCATTTATAATGTTTTGGGTGAGCCTATTTATTTCGATAGATACAGAGAAATTACAGAGCGAAATAAAAAGGTTAATATTGTTTTTGTTTTAGATGTTAGTGCTCCCAATTTACCTTATGCGCCGATTGTAAAATCGCTTTTGCAAGATTTGCAGTTGAGGTTTGAAAAACCATCATATTTTAATACAGTAAAATATGGAGTGGTTTTATATAAAAATAATTCTTGTGGTGATAATGTAGCTTCATCAACTTTAAATAAAGATTACAACAAGATTACGACTTTCATGAATGATAAAATGAATGAAATGAACTGCCCTAGTAATGTAGGAAATCAACCTTTGAATGAAGGTTTAATTGCGGCAGGTAATTTACTTTCAGAAATTCCTGATGAAACCAATATTGTTGTTACCATCGGTACTTCTGCTAACAGGGGAGGAAATATGTACGGGGTAATCAATTCTCTTACCCAAGCTCAGGCTAGGTTGATTATGTTTCAGACAAGCGCAAGATCATCAGATACTTATAACGATTTTGTGTTAATGGCTGAAAATATTGTGACCAATACGGCAAAAAATGTGGCAGAACTTAAAAAGCAGAAAATTATCAGTCAAAATGATGTTTTAACTAAAAATAATTTTAGTCTTGTAGAAGGTGAGGCTGGGTATTTCTCTTTAGACTTCCCAAAACAAAGTATGGCTCAGGGATTTGTAATTTTTCCTAAAAAAGGAGATATCGCAGCTCCGGGTTATCTTAAAAAATCTTTAGACAGTTTAATTGCGCAGGTTACTTTAGATAATACTTCAATTGATAATTCTTTAAACGACTATTTCCACTCTTCGGTGGGTGCTGGCAAAACAGATGTAGACTTTAAATATAAATATCTGTATCCGGGCTTGACGAATCCTGTTCCTTCTGGTATTGCAGCACAATTAATCAATTATGGAAATCCGTTTTTAGCAAAAGGATATATCCCTAAAGAATTGATGGATTATAAACAGAATATGGAAAAAGGTATTCTTGTTTCAGAATCTGAATATGATCAGCTGAAAGCTTTTTATAAAGAAGTTTATGAAAATACAGGTGCTGCAAGAACAGACTTTAAACAGGGAAGAGCGATAAGAGAATATGTTAAATTGTTGAAAAAATACAATCCTACTCTGACGTTTTTAGACAAAAGTGAATTGTATAAAAAACCAATGTCTTATGCAGTGGGTGTAAGTACTGGTTTTGATAATTCTGATGAAGAAAAAATGTCAAAATACATGCTTAAAGGCTGGATGAAATCTGATATTATCACTAATGAAGAAGCACGAACATATTTTAAATATTATAAAGATCTTGCCGACAGAATGCTTACTTACAGAAATAATCCTGCAGTAAAAATTAAACAGAACGGTCAGGAATTCTATTGGCTTAACGAATATTTTATGCCAACAATGCTTCCTGTAGAAGAACCGGAATATACTCAACATTAA
- a CDS encoding PKD domain-containing protein translates to MNYFQKNRKNIIIGVIATLLIAALVALWLQKKVIHSADDIEGVVFPSSLSTGDTLTFQDKTPFAKFKKWDFGDGQTSDKDKGIHFYNKPGYYNVTLIIDNKYSKSFPIMVSSRGVPKPKDSAATVTKIDAQTQAMQYENVQFRALSDASQFTWRFGETGKIDAKDKLAIYAFQKPGDYVVTLYTEKDLEPIQHHIKILQAYNSMQDEQPTLDELYAKKDNDFKYHLQQIANGNSFNMHYNYLLKTYLCNNENAIVKVTDSKVNNFYLYCAGLQFDKNTVIQSVKLNFDDGMTCVTKVDINQSK, encoded by the coding sequence ATGAATTATTTTCAAAAGAACAGGAAAAACATCATTATTGGTGTAATTGCCACATTGCTTATTGCCGCTCTGGTCGCATTGTGGCTGCAAAAAAAGGTCATTCATTCGGCAGATGATATTGAAGGAGTTGTTTTCCCGTCTTCGCTTTCTACAGGTGATACTTTAACGTTTCAGGATAAAACACCGTTTGCGAAATTTAAGAAGTGGGATTTTGGAGACGGTCAGACTTCAGATAAAGACAAAGGAATTCATTTTTACAATAAACCAGGTTATTATAACGTGACTTTGATTATTGATAATAAGTATTCTAAATCTTTTCCGATTATGGTGTCCTCAAGAGGAGTTCCAAAACCTAAAGATAGTGCAGCAACAGTGACAAAGATTGATGCACAAACACAGGCAATGCAGTATGAAAATGTACAGTTTCGTGCCCTTTCGGATGCTTCACAGTTCACCTGGAGATTTGGTGAAACCGGAAAAATTGATGCGAAAGATAAATTGGCTATTTACGCGTTTCAAAAACCTGGAGATTATGTGGTAACACTTTATACCGAGAAAGATTTAGAACCTATTCAGCACCATATAAAAATTTTGCAGGCGTATAATTCTATGCAAGATGAACAGCCTACTTTAGACGAATTGTATGCGAAAAAAGACAATGATTTTAAATATCATCTGCAGCAGATTGCCAATGGTAACAGCTTTAATATGCATTACAATTATCTCTTGAAAACCTATCTGTGTAATAACGAAAATGCAATTGTAAAAGTTACAGACAGCAAAGTCAACAATTTTTATCTGTATTGTGCGGGTCTTCAGTTTGATAAAAACACAGTGATACAGTCTGTAAAATTAAATTTTGATGATGGAATGACTTGTGTAACCAAAGTTGATATCAACCAAAGTAAATAA
- the tssO gene encoding type VI secretion system TssO, whose translation MQGQITLSKKEKHYQFFYLVLMLTVALFFLGVIFLKGFASPFSEADTNALQILDQKVKFDQQQKIGLKLIDTASARVNRLSVEIQQPVEKNDAEYAVQDLANTFQNVIVHDSRKTAFPQIAKFLKMNMVDKDRIMKMNETTKTFEKQFEDCQLGYKEKSQTLRDRNNALNPR comes from the coding sequence ATGCAGGGACAAATTACATTATCAAAAAAAGAAAAGCATTATCAGTTTTTTTACCTCGTGTTAATGCTTACTGTAGCACTTTTCTTTCTGGGAGTTATTTTTCTCAAAGGTTTTGCTTCGCCTTTTTCTGAGGCAGACACCAATGCATTACAGATTTTAGATCAGAAAGTAAAGTTTGATCAACAGCAGAAAATTGGTTTGAAATTAATAGATACCGCTTCCGCAAGAGTAAATAGACTGTCTGTAGAAATTCAGCAGCCCGTAGAAAAGAACGATGCAGAATATGCGGTACAGGATTTAGCAAATACGTTTCAGAATGTTATTGTACATGATTCTCGAAAAACGGCTTTCCCACAAATAGCGAAATTCTTGAAAATGAATATGGTCGACAAAGACAGAATTATGAAAATGAATGAAACTACCAAAACATTTGAAAAACAGTTTGAAGACTGTCAGCTAGGGTATAAAGAAAAAAGCCAGACTCTGAGAGATCGGAACAATGCTTTAAACCCAAGATAA
- the tssO gene encoding type VI secretion system TssO codes for MSSNTGKKLNKSDVRLGIWKFILSFIVLSAISFTSVFFFFKSYDRQLTGVDDEVRAYRELLNRDNLLHIQVDSIYARMELLDSDKAYNDNYLRTYILDNVREAQQIMGADSANNFKHYAILMQKIKPMLNLKSQIINVSFKQQIAIRNVQECQGKSNQINNKMKIDPTRNFTGRRR; via the coding sequence ATGTCTTCTAACACAGGAAAAAAATTAAACAAATCTGATGTAAGATTAGGTATATGGAAGTTTATTCTTTCATTTATTGTCTTATCTGCAATTTCGTTTACCAGCGTATTCTTCTTTTTTAAGAGCTATGACCGGCAACTTACAGGTGTCGATGATGAAGTTCGGGCATACCGCGAGCTGTTAAACCGGGATAATCTTCTGCATATTCAGGTTGACAGCATTTATGCAAGAATGGAGCTGCTAGATTCTGACAAAGCCTATAACGATAACTATTTACGTACTTATATTCTTGACAATGTTCGCGAAGCTCAACAAATCATGGGTGCCGACAGTGCTAATAATTTTAAGCATTATGCGATATTGATGCAGAAAATCAAGCCCATGCTTAATCTGAAAAGCCAAATTATTAATGTTTCTTTTAAACAGCAAATTGCCATCCGGAACGTTCAGGAGTGTCAGGGTAAATCTAATCAGATCAACAACAAAATGAAAATAGATCCTACTAGAAACTTCACAGGTAGAAGAAGATAA
- a CDS encoding response regulator transcription factor, protein MSKLLTNTVRFSIADSDFYFKKIMIKSLLENPFNMLLNDCNNGHELINRIYRKQEDVFIIELFMPVLSGIEAIKFIRKNNSETPIITYSGTYQEDMADILENIPNIYYCQKNSNIIKDIIKGQITSQEFDYQAYSKNWQQQPLAVQEYMNRQKKSQQELSSTEIQLMKFCYEGFSNKEIGEQLNLSTRTIDTYINRLTEKLGLKTKLHLIRFCVENGYYNSSM, encoded by the coding sequence ATGAGTAAATTACTGACCAATACGGTAAGATTTTCTATTGCGGACAGCGATTTTTATTTTAAAAAAATAATGATTAAATCGCTTTTAGAAAATCCATTTAATATGCTGCTTAATGACTGCAATAACGGTCATGAGTTGATTAACCGAATCTACAGAAAACAGGAAGATGTTTTTATCATCGAGCTATTCATGCCGGTCTTAAGTGGCATTGAAGCTATCAAATTTATCCGAAAAAACAACAGCGAAACCCCCATTATTACATACTCCGGAACGTATCAGGAAGACATGGCTGATATTTTAGAAAACATTCCAAACATTTATTATTGTCAAAAAAACAGCAATATTATAAAGGATATCATCAAAGGACAAATTACCTCTCAAGAATTTGATTATCAAGCCTATTCTAAAAATTGGCAACAGCAACCTTTGGCAGTTCAGGAATATATGAACCGTCAGAAAAAAAGTCAGCAAGAGCTTTCATCAACAGAAATTCAGCTGATGAAATTTTGCTACGAAGGCTTCAGTAATAAAGAGATTGGCGAACAGCTAAATTTGAGTACTCGCACCATCGATACGTACATCAATAGACTCACAGAAAAGCTTGGTTTAAAAACAAAACTACACCTCATACGCTTCTGTGTAGAAAACGGATATTACAATTCTAGCATGTAG
- a CDS encoding HU family DNA-binding protein, with protein sequence MTKAELVNTISNKLGTEKNETQKVVEAFMQEIRTSMYNGDNVYLRGFGSFIVKTRAAKTGRNISKNTAIEIPAHNIPAFKPSKSFVEKVKTKVAVK encoded by the coding sequence ATGACAAAGGCAGAATTGGTAAACACCATCTCAAATAAATTGGGGACCGAAAAGAATGAAACACAGAAAGTTGTAGAAGCTTTTATGCAGGAGATCAGAACTTCTATGTACAATGGAGACAATGTTTACCTAAGAGGTTTTGGATCTTTCATCGTAAAAACAAGAGCAGCAAAAACGGGGAGAAACATCTCTAAGAACACTGCAATAGAAATTCCTGCACATAATATTCCTGCTTTCAAGCCATCAAAATCTTTTGTGGAGAAAGTGAAAACTAAGGTTGCAGTAAAATAA
- a CDS encoding Rne/Rng family ribonuclease, which produces MKKELIVSHEDDLTKIALLEDGRLCELHEEEDKNDFVVGDLFIGKVKKLAPNLNAAFVNIGYDKDAFLHYQDLGPQYLTYRKFLKDSVSKKQTSSGLKNFEIQPEIDKNGTVDKIIAKDDIVLLQITKEPISTKGPRISTQISLTGRFLVLIPFDNKVSISKKISSSEEKVRLRTLIDSIKPEGFGVIIRTVAEGKKVADLHNDMNQLIQKWENTFKNIQKNKVPSKVLSEDDKASSILRDNFNQDFVNIICDDEQMVEEMKNYLEVIAPERKNIVQFYNSHIPLLEYYNVEKQLKQSFGKHVNIPSSKGAYLVIEHTEALHVIDVNSGNNITAGNTANKEHALNVNKMAATEIARQLRLRDMGGIIVVDFIDMTNPDHRRDLYEHFKTEMSRDKARHKILPPSKFGLIQITRQRNRPEKQIDTKEENPNKDGEIVAPIVIVEKMGDTIRTIMQKEKGKLFLHVHPFVEAYLTKGLKSIQMKWFLKYKKWVTIIPRDSFKYLEYKIYNSNKEELSGYSN; this is translated from the coding sequence ATGAAGAAAGAACTAATAGTTTCGCATGAAGATGATCTTACAAAGATTGCTTTGCTGGAGGATGGTAGACTATGTGAACTTCATGAGGAAGAAGACAAAAATGATTTTGTAGTAGGAGATTTGTTTATAGGAAAAGTAAAGAAACTTGCTCCAAACCTTAATGCCGCATTTGTAAATATCGGATACGATAAAGATGCATTCTTGCATTATCAGGATTTGGGACCGCAATATCTTACTTACCGAAAATTTTTAAAAGATTCGGTTTCTAAAAAACAGACTTCATCAGGCTTGAAGAATTTCGAAATTCAGCCTGAAATCGACAAAAACGGAACTGTAGATAAAATCATCGCTAAAGATGATATCGTTTTATTACAAATTACTAAGGAGCCTATCTCCACAAAAGGACCACGAATTTCGACCCAAATTTCTTTAACAGGACGTTTTTTGGTTTTGATCCCTTTCGATAATAAAGTATCAATATCAAAAAAAATCAGCAGTTCTGAAGAAAAAGTAAGACTTCGTACCCTGATAGACAGCATAAAACCAGAAGGTTTTGGTGTGATTATCAGAACGGTAGCAGAAGGTAAAAAAGTAGCCGACCTCCATAATGACATGAATCAACTGATTCAGAAATGGGAGAATACTTTTAAGAATATTCAAAAAAACAAAGTACCTTCTAAAGTCCTAAGTGAAGACGATAAAGCATCGTCTATTTTAAGAGATAACTTCAATCAGGATTTTGTAAATATCATTTGTGATGACGAGCAAATGGTAGAAGAAATGAAAAATTATCTGGAAGTAATAGCTCCGGAGCGAAAAAACATCGTTCAGTTCTACAACTCCCACATTCCTCTTCTCGAATATTATAATGTAGAAAAACAGCTTAAACAAAGCTTTGGAAAACATGTAAATATTCCTAGTTCAAAAGGCGCCTATCTGGTGATAGAACACACAGAAGCGCTGCACGTAATCGACGTCAATTCCGGAAATAATATTACCGCCGGAAATACTGCCAATAAAGAACACGCATTGAATGTGAACAAAATGGCAGCTACAGAAATAGCAAGACAATTGCGTCTTCGTGATATGGGAGGCATCATCGTGGTCGATTTTATCGACATGACCAACCCCGATCACAGAAGAGATTTGTACGAGCATTTTAAAACAGAAATGAGCCGAGACAAAGCCCGTCACAAGATTTTACCTCCAAGTAAATTTGGATTGATACAGATCACAAGACAGAGAAACCGTCCGGAAAAACAGATCGACACCAAAGAAGAAAACCCCAACAAAGACGGAGAAATAGTAGCTCCGATCGTAATTGTTGAGAAAATGGGAGACACCATCAGAACCATTATGCAGAAGGAAAAAGGAAAACTTTTCCTACATGTACACCCTTTCGTAGAAGCTTACCTTACTAAAGGTCTTAAAAGCATCCAAATGAAATGGTTTTTGAAGTATAAAAAATGGGTCACCATTATCCCAAGGGATTCTTTTAAGTATTTAGAATACAAAATCTACAATTCTAACAAAGAAGAATTGAGTGGATATTCTAACTAA